One Pseudomonas abieticivorans genomic region harbors:
- a CDS encoding ABC transporter substrate-binding protein has translation MKKLVLLGALALSVLSLSSFADEKPLKIGIEAAYPPFASKAPDGSIVGFDYDIGNALCEEMKVKCQWVEQEFDGLIPALKVRKIDAILSSMSITEDRKKSVDFTNRYYLTPARLVLKDGVTVSDSLAELKGKKIGVQRGSIHERFAREVLAPKGAEVVPYGSQNEIYLDVTAGRLDGTLADATLLQDGFLNTDAGKGYAFAGPSFTDVKYFGDGVGIAVRKGDKEDLDKINAAIAAIRANGKYKQIQDKYFNFDIYGQ, from the coding sequence ATGAAGAAACTCGTGCTTCTTGGCGCCCTGGCGCTGTCCGTGCTGTCCCTGTCGTCGTTCGCTGACGAAAAGCCGCTGAAAATCGGTATCGAAGCCGCCTACCCTCCGTTCGCCTCCAAGGCGCCGGACGGTAGCATCGTCGGTTTTGACTACGATATCGGCAACGCCCTGTGCGAAGAGATGAAGGTCAAGTGCCAATGGGTCGAGCAGGAATTCGACGGCCTGATCCCGGCGCTGAAAGTGCGCAAGATCGACGCGATCCTGTCCTCGATGTCCATCACCGAAGACCGCAAGAAGTCCGTGGATTTCACCAACCGCTACTACCTGACCCCGGCACGCCTGGTGCTCAAGGATGGCGTGACCGTCAGCGACAGCCTGGCTGAGCTCAAGGGCAAGAAGATCGGTGTGCAGCGCGGTTCGATCCATGAACGCTTCGCCCGCGAAGTGCTGGCCCCCAAAGGCGCCGAAGTGGTGCCATACGGCTCGCAGAACGAAATCTACCTGGACGTGACCGCTGGCCGCCTGGACGGCACCCTGGCTGACGCCACCTTGCTGCAGGACGGTTTCCTGAACACCGACGCCGGCAAGGGCTACGCGTTCGCAGGCCCATCCTTCACCGACGTCAAGTACTTCGGCGACGGCGTCGGCATTGCCGTGCGCAAGGGCGACAAGGAAGACCTGGACAAGATCAACGCAGCCATCGCGGCCATTCGCGCCAACGGCAAATACAAGCAAATCCAGGACAAGTACTTCAACTTCGACATCTACGGCCAGTAA
- a CDS encoding ABC transporter permease codes for MLKGYGAVILEGVGLTLQLALSSMALAIVLGLIGVALRLSPVRWLAWLGDLYCTVIRGIPDLVLILLIFYGGQDLLNRVAPLLGFNDYIDLNPMAAGIGTLGFIFGAYLSETFRGAFMAIPKGQAEAGFAYGMSGRQVFFRVLVPQMIRLAIPGFTNNWLVLTKATALISVVGLQDMMFKAKQAADATREPFTFFLAVAALYLVLTSVSLLALRYLEKRYSAGVKAADL; via the coding sequence ATGTTAAAAGGCTACGGGGCTGTCATCCTCGAGGGTGTCGGGCTGACGCTGCAACTTGCCTTGTCATCCATGGCCCTGGCCATCGTACTCGGCCTGATCGGTGTTGCCTTGCGCTTGTCGCCCGTGCGCTGGCTGGCTTGGCTGGGCGACCTGTATTGCACGGTGATCCGCGGCATCCCGGACCTGGTGCTGATCCTGCTGATTTTCTACGGCGGCCAGGATTTGCTCAATCGCGTGGCGCCGTTGCTGGGCTTCAATGATTACATCGACCTCAACCCGATGGCGGCTGGCATTGGCACCCTGGGCTTTATCTTTGGTGCCTACTTGTCCGAAACCTTCCGTGGCGCCTTCATGGCCATCCCCAAGGGGCAGGCAGAGGCAGGCTTTGCCTACGGCATGAGCGGCCGGCAAGTGTTCTTCCGCGTATTAGTGCCGCAGATGATCCGCCTGGCGATTCCCGGTTTTACCAACAACTGGTTGGTACTGACCAAGGCCACTGCACTGATTTCCGTGGTGGGCCTGCAAGACATGATGTTCAAGGCCAAGCAGGCGGCCGATGCCACCCGCGAACCCTTCACCTTCTTCCTGGCCGTGGCAGCGCTGTACCTGGTGCTCACCAGCGTTTCGCTGCTGGCCCTGCGTTACCTGGAAAAACGCTACTCGGCAGGCGTTAAGGCGGCAGACCTATGA
- a CDS encoding ABC transporter permease, whose product MIFDYNVVWDALPLYFSGLLETLKLLGLSLLFGLLAALPLGLMRVSRQPLVNLTAWLYTYVIRGTPMLVQLFLIYYGLAQFEAVRESFLWPWLSSATFCACLAFAVNTSAYTAEIIAGSLKATPHGEIEAAKAMGMSRAKMYRRILLPSALRRALPQYSNEVIMMLQTTSLASIVTLIDITGAARTVNAQYYLPFEAYITAGAFYLCLTFILVRLFKLAERRWLGYLAPRKG is encoded by the coding sequence ATGATCTTTGACTACAACGTTGTCTGGGATGCGCTGCCGCTGTACTTCAGCGGCCTGCTGGAAACCCTCAAGCTGCTTGGCCTGTCGCTGCTGTTCGGCCTGCTGGCGGCGCTGCCGCTGGGGCTGATGCGGGTGTCCAGGCAGCCACTGGTGAACCTCACTGCCTGGCTGTACACCTACGTGATCCGTGGCACGCCGATGCTGGTGCAGCTGTTTCTGATCTACTACGGCCTGGCCCAGTTCGAGGCCGTGCGCGAGAGCTTCCTGTGGCCGTGGTTGTCCAGTGCGACCTTCTGCGCGTGCCTGGCCTTTGCCGTCAATACCAGCGCCTACACCGCGGAAATCATCGCCGGCAGCCTCAAGGCCACGCCCCATGGCGAGATCGAAGCGGCCAAGGCCATGGGCATGTCGCGGGCCAAGATGTACCGGCGCATCCTGCTGCCCTCGGCCCTGCGCCGGGCGCTGCCGCAGTACAGCAACGAAGTGATCATGATGCTGCAGACCACCAGCCTGGCGTCCATCGTGACCCTGATCGACATCACTGGCGCGGCGCGCACGGTGAACGCCCAGTACTACTTGCCGTTCGAAGCCTATATCACCGCAGGTGCGTTCTACCTGTGCCTGACCTTCATCCTGGTACGCCTGTTCAAGCTGGCCGAACGCCGCTGGCTGGGTTACCTGGCACCACGCAAGGGCTGA
- a CDS encoding M14 family metallopeptidase, with product MQRIDHSLPWSTLGTERQLSVFRFGSGERKAYIQASLHADELPGMRTAWELKQALLALEAKGALKGVIELVPVANPLGLGQLLQGAHQGRFEFGSGKNFNRDFVELSAPVAQALAGQLGDDAHANIQLIRQAMRDTLAALPPAASQLQGMQRELLGHACDADVVLDLHCDADAALHMYALPQHWPQWRSLAAHLGMKVGLLAEDSGGSSFDEACSLPWLRLSRLFPEAQIPLACLATTLELGGQADTGKAQTEAHARGILAFLAEQGFIEGDWPAAVAEACEGMPFEGTELIFAPHAGVITFLRSPGDWVEVGDPLFEVIDPLADRVTTMCAGTAGVLFAIERLRYAQPGFWLAKVAGRQPLRRGRLLND from the coding sequence ATGCAACGTATCGACCATTCATTGCCCTGGAGCACCCTGGGCACCGAGCGCCAGTTGAGCGTGTTCCGCTTTGGCAGCGGCGAGCGCAAGGCCTATATCCAGGCCAGCCTGCACGCCGACGAACTGCCCGGCATGCGTACCGCCTGGGAGCTGAAACAGGCCTTGCTGGCGCTTGAGGCCAAGGGTGCCCTGAAGGGCGTCATCGAACTGGTGCCGGTGGCCAATCCGTTGGGCCTGGGGCAGTTGCTGCAAGGCGCCCACCAAGGCCGTTTCGAGTTTGGCAGCGGCAAGAACTTCAACCGCGATTTCGTCGAGCTGAGCGCGCCGGTGGCCCAGGCCCTGGCCGGCCAGTTGGGCGATGACGCGCACGCCAATATCCAGCTGATCCGCCAGGCGATGCGCGACACCCTGGCGGCTTTGCCACCGGCGGCCAGCCAGTTGCAAGGCATGCAGCGCGAACTGCTCGGCCATGCCTGCGACGCCGACGTGGTGCTGGACCTGCACTGCGACGCGGATGCTGCGCTGCACATGTACGCCCTGCCGCAGCACTGGCCGCAGTGGCGCTCGTTGGCGGCGCACCTGGGCATGAAGGTCGGCCTGTTGGCCGAAGACTCCGGTGGCAGCTCGTTCGACGAAGCCTGCTCGCTGCCCTGGTTGCGTTTGTCGCGCCTGTTCCCCGAGGCGCAGATCCCGCTGGCGTGCCTGGCGACCACCCTGGAACTGGGTGGCCAGGCTGACACGGGCAAGGCGCAGACCGAGGCCCACGCCCGAGGCATCCTGGCCTTTCTCGCCGAGCAAGGCTTTATCGAAGGTGACTGGCCGGCAGCCGTGGCCGAGGCGTGCGAAGGCATGCCGTTCGAAGGCACCGAATTGATCTTTGCGCCCCATGCGGGCGTGATCACCTTCCTGCGTTCACCCGGTGACTGGGTGGAGGTGGGTGATCCCTTGTTCGAAGTGATCGACCCGTTGGCCGATCGCGTGACCACGATGTGCGCCGGTACCGCCGGTGTGCTTTTCGCCATTGAACGACTGCGTTATGCCCAGCCCGGTTTCTGGCTGGCCAAGGTAGCGGGGCGCCAACCACTTCGTCGCGGGCGCCTGCTCAACGACTGA
- a CDS encoding ABC transporter ATP-binding protein: MYKLEVQDLHKRYGSHEVLKGVSLAAKAGDVISIIGSSGSGKSTFLRCINLLEQPHAGKILLNNEELKLVAGKDGALRAADAKQLQRMRSRLSMVFQHFNLWAHMTALENIIEVPVHVLGVPKKEALEKAEHYLNKVGVAHRKGAYPGHMSGGEQQRVAIARALAVEPEVMLFDEPTSALDPELVGDVLKVMQSLAQEGRTMVVVTHEMGFAREVSNQLVFLHQGRVEESGNPREVLVNPQSERLQQFLSGSLK; encoded by the coding sequence ATGTACAAACTTGAAGTCCAGGATCTGCACAAGCGCTACGGCAGCCATGAAGTGCTCAAGGGCGTGTCGCTGGCCGCGAAGGCTGGCGATGTGATCAGCATCATTGGTTCCAGTGGTTCGGGCAAAAGTACTTTTTTGCGCTGCATCAACCTGCTGGAACAGCCCCACGCCGGGAAGATTTTGCTCAACAATGAAGAGTTGAAGCTGGTCGCCGGCAAGGATGGCGCCCTGCGCGCCGCCGACGCCAAGCAGTTGCAGCGCATGCGCTCGCGCCTGTCGATGGTGTTTCAGCACTTCAACCTGTGGGCGCACATGACCGCCCTTGAAAACATCATCGAAGTGCCGGTGCACGTGCTGGGCGTGCCGAAGAAGGAAGCCCTGGAAAAGGCCGAGCACTACCTGAACAAAGTCGGTGTGGCCCATCGCAAGGGTGCCTACCCCGGCCATATGTCTGGCGGTGAACAGCAGCGCGTGGCGATCGCCCGGGCGTTGGCGGTGGAGCCTGAGGTGATGCTGTTCGACGAACCGACCTCGGCGCTTGACCCGGAACTGGTGGGTGACGTACTCAAGGTGATGCAGTCGCTGGCCCAGGAAGGCCGCACCATGGTCGTGGTCACCCACGAAATGGGTTTTGCCCGCGAAGTCTCCAACCAGTTGGTGTTCTTGCATCAGGGGCGGGTCGAGGAAAGCGGCAACCCGCGCGAAGTGCTGGTGAACCCGCAGTCCGAGCGCTTGCAGCAGTTTCTGTCCGGCAGCTTGAAGTAG
- the argR gene encoding transcriptional regulator ArgR, whose protein sequence is MTAQRIGFLIWPSTKALTLALAEEALRVAQKVHPEVVYELLFLQAEPPTEGGWQLPGEPWVGRLEGCAKLFLLADEPPGTLSQALGSAVKQLVRAGGVVGGLSAGVYPLAQLGLLDGYRAAVHWRWQDDFAERFPKVIATSHLFDWDRDRMSACGGLSVLDLLLAVLARDHGAELAGAVSEELVVERIREGGERQRIPLQNRLGSSHPKLTQAVLLMEANIEEPLTTDEIAQHVCVSRRQLERIFKQYLNRVPSQYYLELRLNKARQMLMQTSKSIIQIGLSCGFSSGPHFSSAYRNFFGATPREDRNHRRSSSPFELSSVPAERG, encoded by the coding sequence ATGACAGCCCAACGAATCGGTTTTCTGATCTGGCCCAGCACCAAGGCCCTGACCCTGGCGCTGGCCGAGGAGGCGCTGCGCGTCGCCCAGAAAGTGCACCCCGAAGTGGTCTACGAGCTGCTGTTCTTGCAGGCCGAGCCGCCCACCGAAGGCGGCTGGCAGTTGCCGGGCGAACCTTGGGTGGGGCGCCTTGAGGGTTGCGCCAAGCTGTTCTTGCTGGCCGACGAGCCGCCCGGCACCTTGTCGCAAGCCCTGGGTAGTGCGGTCAAGCAGCTGGTGCGTGCCGGCGGCGTGGTGGGTGGCCTGTCGGCGGGGGTTTACCCGCTGGCGCAATTGGGCCTGCTGGATGGTTACCGCGCCGCCGTGCACTGGCGTTGGCAGGATGACTTTGCCGAGCGCTTCCCCAAGGTCATCGCCACCAGCCACCTGTTCGACTGGGATCGCGACCGCATGAGCGCCTGTGGCGGCCTGTCGGTACTGGACCTGTTGCTCGCCGTGTTGGCCCGCGACCACGGCGCGGAGCTGGCTGGCGCGGTGTCGGAAGAGCTGGTGGTGGAGCGCATCCGCGAAGGCGGTGAGCGCCAACGCATCCCGCTGCAGAACCGCCTGGGTTCCAGCCACCCCAAGCTCACCCAGGCGGTGTTGCTGATGGAGGCGAACATCGAAGAGCCCCTGACCACCGACGAAATCGCCCAGCACGTGTGCGTGTCCCGCCGCCAGTTGGAGCGGATCTTCAAGCAGTACCTCAACCGCGTGCCCAGCCAGTACTACCTGGAGCTGCGCCTGAACAAGGCCCGGCAGATGCTGATGCAAACCAGCAAGTCGATCATCCAGATCGGCCTGTCGTGCGGCTTCTCCTCGGGCCCGCACTTCTCCAGCGCCTACCGCAATTTCTTCGGCGCAACGCCGCGTGAAGATCGCAACCACCGGCGCAGCAGCAGCCCGTTCGAGTTGTCGTCGGTGCCTGCCGAGCGAGGGTGA
- a CDS encoding aspartate aminotransferase family protein — translation MSVEHAQVQRADFDQVMVPNYAPAAFIPVRGEGSRVWDQAGRELVDFSGGIAVNTLGHAHPALVGALTEQANKLWHVSNVFTNEPALRLAHKLVDATFAERVFFCNSGAEANEAAFKLARRVAFDRFGEDKYEIIAATNSFHGRTLFTVSVGGQPKYSDGFGPKITGITHVPYNDLDALKAAVSDKTCAVVLEPIQGEGGVLPADQAYLEGARALCDQFNALLVFDEVQSGMGRSGELFAYMHYGVTPDILSSAKSLGGGFPIGAMLTTEALAKHLAVGTHGTTYGGNPLACAVAEAVIDVINTPQVLGGVKAKHERFKARLEQIGERYGVFTEVRGMGLLIGCVLSDAWKGKAKDFFNAAEKHDLMILQAGPDVVRFAPSLVVEDADIDEGLNRFEKAVASLTQA, via the coding sequence ATGTCCGTTGAGCATGCCCAGGTGCAACGCGCCGATTTCGACCAGGTAATGGTCCCCAACTATGCCCCGGCCGCTTTCATTCCCGTGCGCGGCGAAGGCTCCCGAGTCTGGGACCAGGCCGGTCGCGAACTGGTCGATTTCTCCGGTGGCATTGCCGTCAACACCTTGGGCCACGCCCACCCGGCGCTGGTTGGCGCGCTGACCGAACAGGCCAACAAGCTATGGCATGTCTCCAACGTGTTCACCAACGAGCCGGCCCTGCGCCTGGCGCACAAGCTGGTCGACGCCACCTTTGCCGAGCGCGTGTTCTTCTGTAACTCCGGCGCCGAAGCCAACGAGGCCGCGTTCAAGCTGGCCCGCCGCGTGGCATTCGATCGTTTCGGTGAAGACAAATACGAAATCATCGCCGCCACCAACAGCTTCCACGGCCGCACCTTGTTTACCGTGAGCGTGGGCGGCCAGCCCAAGTATTCCGACGGCTTCGGCCCCAAGATCACCGGCATCACCCATGTTCCGTACAACGACCTGGACGCATTGAAAGCCGCCGTTTCGGACAAGACCTGCGCCGTGGTGCTGGAGCCTATCCAGGGTGAGGGCGGCGTGCTGCCAGCCGACCAGGCTTACCTTGAGGGCGCCCGCGCGCTGTGCGACCAGTTCAACGCGCTGCTGGTGTTCGATGAAGTGCAAAGCGGCATGGGCCGCAGCGGCGAGCTGTTCGCCTACATGCACTACGGCGTCACCCCAGACATCCTCTCCAGCGCCAAGAGCCTGGGCGGCGGCTTCCCGATCGGCGCCATGCTGACCACCGAAGCCCTGGCCAAGCACCTGGCCGTTGGTACCCACGGCACCACGTACGGCGGCAACCCGCTGGCGTGCGCGGTAGCGGAAGCGGTGATCGACGTGATCAACACCCCGCAGGTGCTGGGCGGCGTCAAAGCCAAGCACGAACGCTTCAAGGCCCGCCTGGAGCAGATCGGCGAGCGCTACGGCGTATTCACCGAAGTACGCGGCATGGGCCTGTTGATTGGTTGCGTGTTGAGCGATGCCTGGAAGGGCAAGGCCAAGGACTTTTTCAACGCCGCCGAAAAGCATGACCTGATGATTCTGCAGGCTGGCCCCGACGTGGTGCGTTTCGCGCCAAGCCTGGTAGTCGAAGACGCAGACATCGATGAGGGGCTTAACCGCTTCGAGAAAGCGGTGGCGTCCCTGACTCAAGCCTGA
- the aruF gene encoding arginine/ornithine succinyltransferase subunit alpha, translated as MLVMRPAQMADLGEVQRLAADSPIGVTSLPDDVDRLSDKIAASEASFAAEVSFNGEESYFFVLEDSDTGRLVGCSAIVASAGYSEPFYSFRNETFVHASRELKIHNKIHVLSQCHDLTGNSLLTSFYVVPDLVGSAWSELNSRGRLLFVANHPERFADSVVTEIVGYSDEQGDSPFWDAIGRNFFDLNYAEAERLCGLKSRTFLAELMPHYPIYVPLLPDAAQEAMGQVHPRAQITFDILMREGFETDHYIDIFDGGPTLHARVSGIRSIAQSRVVPVKIEDVSNKGGRQYLVANAQLQDYRAVLLELDWVPGKPVSLSLAAAEALGVGEGASVRLVAV; from the coding sequence ATGCTGGTGATGCGCCCCGCGCAAATGGCTGACCTGGGTGAAGTACAGCGCCTGGCCGCGGACAGCCCGATTGGTGTCACGTCCTTGCCGGACGATGTCGACCGCCTCAGCGACAAGATCGCCGCCTCCGAGGCGTCGTTTGCCGCCGAAGTCAGCTTCAATGGCGAGGAAAGCTATTTCTTCGTGCTCGAGGACAGCGACACCGGTCGCCTGGTCGGTTGTTCGGCCATCGTTGCCTCGGCCGGGTATTCCGAGCCGTTCTACAGTTTCCGTAATGAGACCTTCGTGCACGCTTCGCGCGAGCTGAAGATCCATAACAAGATCCACGTGTTGTCGCAGTGTCATGACCTGACCGGCAACAGCCTGCTGACCAGCTTTTACGTGGTGCCGGACCTGGTCGGCAGCGCTTGGTCGGAGCTCAACTCCCGTGGCCGCCTGCTGTTCGTTGCCAACCATCCGGAGCGCTTTGCCGATTCGGTGGTGACCGAGATCGTCGGCTACAGCGACGAGCAGGGCGACTCGCCGTTCTGGGACGCCATCGGGCGCAACTTCTTCGACCTCAACTATGCCGAGGCCGAGCGCCTGTGCGGGCTTAAAAGTCGCACGTTCCTGGCCGAGCTGATGCCGCATTACCCGATCTACGTGCCGCTGCTGCCCGATGCCGCCCAGGAAGCCATGGGCCAGGTGCACCCGCGGGCGCAGATCACCTTCGACATCCTGATGCGCGAAGGCTTCGAAACCGATCACTACATCGACATCTTCGACGGCGGGCCCACCCTGCACGCCAGGGTTTCGGGCATCCGCTCGATCGCCCAGAGCCGCGTGGTGCCGGTAAAAATCGAAGACGTCAGCAACAAGGGCGGGCGCCAGTACCTGGTGGCCAACGCGCAGTTGCAGGATTACCGCGCGGTGCTGCTGGAACTGGACTGGGTACCCGGCAAGCCGGTCAGCCTGAGCCTTGCGGCAGCCGAGGCATTGGGTGTGGGCGAGGGCGCCAGCGTGCGCCTGGTCGCGGTTTAA
- the astA gene encoding arginine N-succinyltransferase — translation MIVRPVRSSDLPALIELARSTGAGLTTLPANEERLSHRVGWAEKTFRGEAERGDADYLFVLEDDDGRVVGISAIAGAVGLREPWYNYRVGLTVSASQELNIYREIPTLFLANDLTGNSELCSLFLHGDYRTGLNGRLLAKARLLFIAEFPQLFGNKIIAEMRGMSDENGRSPFWESLGRHFFKMEFSQADYLTGVGNKAFIAELMPKFPLYTCFLSQPARDVIGRVHTDTEPALSMLKSEGFIYQGYVDIFDAGPSVECPTNKIRAVHDSQALVLAIGTPGDDATPYLIHNRKREDCRVTAAPARLAAGTLVVDPLTAKRLRLSAGDQVRAVPMSAREGK, via the coding sequence ATGATCGTTCGTCCCGTACGCAGCAGCGATTTACCCGCGCTGATCGAGCTTGCGCGCAGCACCGGCGCCGGCCTGACCACCTTGCCGGCCAACGAGGAGCGCCTGTCGCACCGCGTAGGCTGGGCCGAGAAGACCTTTCGCGGCGAGGCCGAGCGGGGCGACGCGGACTACTTGTTTGTGCTGGAAGACGATGACGGCCGGGTGGTCGGCATCTCCGCCATCGCAGGCGCGGTGGGCTTGCGTGAGCCCTGGTACAACTACCGCGTGGGGCTGACGGTCAGCGCTTCCCAGGAGCTGAACATTTATCGGGAGATCCCGACGCTTTTCCTGGCCAACGACCTGACCGGCAACTCGGAGTTGTGCTCGCTGTTCCTGCATGGCGACTACCGCACGGGCCTCAATGGCCGGTTGCTGGCCAAGGCGCGCTTGCTGTTCATTGCCGAGTTCCCGCAATTGTTCGGCAACAAGATCATTGCCGAGATGCGTGGCATGTCCGATGAAAATGGCCGCTCGCCGTTCTGGGAAAGCCTGGGCCGGCACTTCTTCAAGATGGAGTTCAGCCAGGCCGACTACCTGACCGGCGTGGGCAACAAAGCCTTTATCGCCGAGCTGATGCCCAAGTTCCCGCTGTATACCTGCTTTCTGTCGCAACCGGCACGTGACGTGATCGGCCGCGTGCACACCGACACCGAGCCTGCCCTGAGCATGCTCAAGAGCGAGGGCTTCATCTATCAAGGCTACGTCGACATCTTCGACGCCGGCCCGTCGGTGGAATGCCCGACCAACAAGATCCGCGCCGTGCACGACAGTCAGGCGCTGGTGCTGGCCATCGGCACGCCGGGCGACGACGCCACGCCGTACCTCATTCACAACCGCAAACGCGAGGACTGTCGCGTGACCGCAGCGCCGGCGCGCCTGGCGGCCGGCACCTTGGTGGTTGACCCGTTGACCGCCAAGCGCCTGCGCCTGAGCGCTGGCGATCAGGTCCGCGCCGTACCGATGTCTGCCCGGGAGGGCAAATGA
- the astD gene encoding succinylglutamate-semialdehyde dehydrogenase, giving the protein MMSTVYINGQWQAGAGEAFDSLNPVSQAVIWQGRGATAQQVDQAVQAARQAFPAWAKRSLAERIGVLEAFAASLKSHADELARCIGEETGKPLWEAATEVTSMVNKVAISVQSYRERTGEKSGPLADATAVLRHKPHGVVAVFGPYNFPGHLPNGHIVPALLAGNAVLFKPSELTPKVAELTVKCWIEAGLPAGVLNLLQGARETGVALAGHAGIDGLFFTGSSRTGNLLHSQFAGRPDKILALEMGGNNPLVVDQVQDLEAAVYTIIQSAFISAGQRCTCARRLLVPQGAWGDALLKRLVQVSASLTVGAFDQQPAPFMGSVVSLQAAQALLEAQQQLLAKGATSLLAMTQPQPGAALLTAGILDVTDVADRPDEELFGPLLQVLRYRDFDAAIAEANNTAYGLAAGLLSDSEARYQQFWLQSRAGIVNWNKQLTGAASSAPFGGVGASGNHRASAYYAADYCAYPVASLEAPQVTLPATLSPGITL; this is encoded by the coding sequence ATGATGAGCACTGTGTACATCAATGGTCAGTGGCAGGCGGGTGCCGGTGAGGCGTTCGATTCCTTGAACCCGGTCAGCCAGGCGGTCATCTGGCAAGGCCGCGGCGCTACGGCGCAGCAGGTCGACCAGGCCGTGCAGGCCGCACGCCAGGCGTTCCCGGCGTGGGCCAAGCGCTCGCTTGCAGAGCGCATCGGGGTACTGGAAGCCTTCGCCGCCAGCCTGAAAAGCCATGCCGACGAGTTGGCCCGGTGCATTGGTGAAGAAACCGGCAAGCCCCTGTGGGAAGCGGCCACCGAGGTCACCAGCATGGTCAACAAGGTGGCGATCTCGGTGCAAAGCTACCGCGAGCGCACGGGCGAGAAAAGTGGCCCGCTGGCTGATGCCACTGCCGTGTTGCGGCACAAGCCCCATGGCGTGGTCGCGGTGTTCGGCCCCTACAACTTCCCCGGTCACCTGCCCAACGGGCACATCGTGCCGGCGCTGCTGGCCGGTAACGCGGTGCTGTTCAAGCCCAGCGAACTGACGCCCAAGGTTGCCGAGCTGACGGTCAAGTGCTGGATCGAAGCCGGGCTGCCGGCTGGCGTGCTGAACCTGTTGCAAGGCGCCCGCGAAACCGGCGTAGCCCTGGCTGGCCACGCGGGTATTGACGGGTTGTTCTTCACCGGCTCCAGCCGCACCGGCAACTTGCTGCACAGCCAGTTCGCCGGGCGCCCAGACAAGATCCTGGCCCTGGAAATGGGCGGTAACAACCCGCTGGTGGTCGATCAGGTCCAAGACCTGGAGGCTGCGGTGTACACCATCATCCAGTCGGCGTTCATTTCCGCCGGCCAGCGTTGCACCTGTGCCCGTCGCCTGCTGGTGCCGCAGGGCGCGTGGGGCGACGCGTTGCTCAAGCGCCTGGTTCAAGTGTCCGCCAGCCTGACGGTGGGCGCATTCGACCAACAGCCTGCGCCCTTCATGGGCTCGGTGGTGTCGTTGCAGGCCGCACAGGCTTTGCTTGAGGCCCAGCAACAACTGCTGGCCAAGGGCGCGACCAGCCTGTTGGCCATGACCCAGCCACAGCCTGGCGCCGCCTTGCTGACCGCCGGCATTCTGGACGTGACCGACGTGGCCGATCGCCCTGATGAGGAGCTGTTCGGGCCGTTGCTGCAAGTGCTGCGCTACCGCGATTTCGACGCGGCCATCGCCGAGGCCAACAACACCGCCTACGGCCTGGCCGCCGGCCTGCTGTCGGACTCCGAAGCGCGCTACCAGCAGTTCTGGCTGCAAAGCCGGGCCGGCATCGTCAACTGGAACAAGCAACTGACGGGTGCGGCCAGCAGTGCACCCTTCGGCGGCGTCGGCGCCTCGGGCAACCACCGCGCCAGTGCTTATTACGCCGCCGACTACTGCGCCTACCCGGTGGCCTCGCTGGAAGCCCCGCAGGTGACCTTGCCCGCCACCCTGAGCCCCGGTATCACGCTGTGA